The Drechmeria coniospora strain ARSEF 6962 chromosome 02, whole genome shotgun sequence genome has a segment encoding these proteins:
- a CDS encoding cholinesterase: MTKTRINRLFILLPSAVAVVSASYAVAPQAALVSGTITGKSTILRGANGAVNSFLGIPYAEKPQRFGLAVPPKPWKLPLNTSSFGSSCIQYIIKTDTGPGQDILDELFNSHPPESEDCLSINAFAPANPAPPEGRPVVVYIPGGGFQLGNGLIDLSGFAAYEDIVAFTFNYRTNIFGFPNTHDIPVSQRNLGLHDQRLALDWVQANAKAFGGDPGRVTIWGESAGAMSTDLRLLAYADIHPPPFQGAILSSGQMSFGLLSTARSAHDERAWNAVSARVGCSGSKDRLTCMRNVPAATLLKGLEESNQTFMPVADHFTVPGGRAMRWRQGRVSKVPTLMTTVAEEGLSLVNRNISIERFLQAYLPPPLATVRRQQRIVDYYRKKQGLVSDFDVAAAIYTDLVWQCPQQMLANASASVTNPPVWRGYFNVSIAELLPSKFRFLGKCHGADVLLLFATPTLESLPVSAPLYAFANYFRAVIGRFVRNPGGGPGWPAVGSSYAPFDVASLGDVGAEHTAGSTPVNRTTLDANCNLFRDILSAVPEVLHG, from the exons ATGACGAAAACACGTATTAATCGACTCTTTATCCTATTGCCCTCGGCTGTAGCGGTAGTGTCTGCGTCATACGCAGTTGCACCGCAGGCAGCCCTTGTCTCGGGCACCATCACTGGTAAAAGCACGATACTCCGCGGAGCCAACGGTGCTGTCAACAGCTTTCTAGGGATCCCGTACGCCGAAAAGCCGCAAAGGTTCGGTCTTGCAGTCCCACCAAAGCCATGGAAGCTTCCATTAAACACAAGTTCGTTTGGGAGCTCGTGCATTCAATACATCATCAAGACAG ATACCGGCCCGGGCCAAGATATCCTCGATGAACTATTCAACAGTCACCCTCCTGAGAGCGAAGACTGTCTCTCGATAAACGCGTTTGCACCGGCGAACCCAGCCCCCCCCGAAGGACGTCCTGTTGTCGTTTACATTCCCGGGGGCGGCTTCCAGCTGGGCAACGGCCTCATCGATCTCTCCGGGTTCGCCGCCTACGAGGACATTGTTGCCTTTACATTCAACTACCGAACCAACA TCTTCGGCTTTCCCAACACGCATGACATTCCCGTCTCTCAGCGAAATTTAGGTTTACACGATCAGCGACTCGCTCTTGACTGGGTCCAAGCCAACGCGAAAGCGTTTGGCGGCGATCCCGGCCGCGTCACCATTTGGGGCGAGTCGGCCGGCGCAATGTCGACAGAccttcgcctcctcgcctATGCCGACATCCATCCGCCGCCATTTCAGGGAGCGATCCTCTCGAGCGGCCAGATGTCCTTTGGCCTGCTTTCCACCGCGAGAAGTGCCCACGATGAGCGCGCCTGGAATGCTGTGTCCGCAAGAGTCGGATGCTCCGGCAGCAAAGACCGGCTCACGTGCATGCGCAACGTCCCGGCCGCAACGCTGCTCAAGGGTCTTGAGGAATCCAACCAGACGTTCATGCCGGTCGCGGATCATTTTACGGTGCCGGGTGGACGTGCGATGAGGTGGAGGCAAGGACGAGTGTCCAAGGTGCCTACATTGATGACGACCGTTGCTGAGGAGGGACTGTCGCTTGTGAATAGAAACATATCCATCGAACGGTTCCTTCAAGCATATCTTCCGCCTCCCCTCGCAACGGTGAGGCGGCAACAGCGTATTGTCGACTACTACCGGAAGAAACAGGGGCTCGTATCCGACTTTGACGTCGCCGCGGCCATTTACACAGATCTGGTCTGGCAATGC CCTCAGCAGATGCTCGCCAACGCCTCCGCCTCGGTCACAAACCCACCTGTCTGGCGGGGCTATTTCAACGTCTCCATTGCCGAACTACTTCCCAGCAAGTTCCGCTTCCTCGGCAAATGCCACGGCGCCGATGTTTTGCTACTCTTCGCAACGCCCACCCTGGAAAGCCTGCCGGTCTCGGCCCCGCTGTACGCCTTTGCCAACTACTTCCGCGCCGTCATAGGCAGGTTCGTGCGCAACCCAGGCGGAGGCCCAGGCTggcccgccgtcggctcgtcgtATGCTCCCTTCGATGTCGCCAGCCTTGGCGATGTCGGTGCCGAACACACAGCTGGCTCGACGCCTGTGAACCGGACGACGCTGGATGCGAACTGCAACCTGTTCAGGGACATTCTCTCCGCCGTTCCGGAAGTTCTTCATGGTTGA
- a CDS encoding ThiJ/PfpI family protein, which yields MAPKVLVVLTSADKIVKLDKPTGWYLPELAHPYDVLSEAKADVVVASPNGGVAPLDQSSVEAFASDPSSVNFFENHKSVWETTKPLKDFVGRASEFDAIFYPGGHGPMYDLVDDKHSMALIEEFYEAGKIVSAVCHGPIVFRGVKVDGRPLLDGRTVTGFTNEEEELMQLADAMPMLLEDELKKIGANFVRSDKAWEENVVVDGRIITGQNPASAKAIAEALVKALGT from the exons ATGGCCCCcaaggtcctcgtcgtcctcacgAGCGCCGACAAGATTGTCAAGCTTGACAAGCCTACCGGCTGGTATTTG CCCGAGCTTGCTCACCCGTACGACGTTTTGTCCGAAGCCAAGGCGGACGTGGTCGTCGCCTCCcccaacggcggcgtcgccccTCTCGACCAGAGCTCCGTCGAGGCCTTTGCCTCCGACCCCTCGTCCGTCAACTTCTTCGAGAACCACAAGTCGGTCTGGgagacgacgaagccgctcAAGGacttcgtcggccgcgcgTCCGAGTTCGACGCCATCTTCTACCCGGGCGGCCACGGCCCCATGTacgatctcgtcgacgacaagcacTCGATGGCGCTCATCGAGGAGTTTTACGAGGCAGGCAAGATCGTCTCCGCCGTCTGCCACGGGCCCATCGTCTTCCGGGGCGTCAAGGTCGACGGTCGGCCGCTGCTTGACGGCCGCACCGTCACTGGCTTCAccaacgaggaggaggagctgatGCAGCTGGCCGATGCGATGCCCATGCTGCTCGAAGATGAGCTGAAAAAGATTGGCGCCAACTTTGTCCGATCCGACAAGGCTTGGGAAGAAAATGTGGTGGTCGACGGCCGGATCATCACGGGTCAGAATCCGGCTtcggccaaggccatcgccgaggccctcgtcaAGGCGCTTGGTACGTGA
- a CDS encoding zinc alcohol dehydrogenase, whose amino-acid sequence MPDSRAWVFSSRGDPSDVLSLTSRPTPTLPPSLPLPRDVPVPEEWIVVKVAFAGLNVGAIFQMTLIPSFIRSSTCIPEMDLSGVVTDVWNPDEGQVAAGHGSKGRFKKGDKIVAMLPANHALATGTGALAEYITFPARYAVAKPAGTSFGDAAGCLLAGMTARQMVLEAAVKKRNRVLVNAASGGIGTMVVQMVRRIVGEDGYVVGICSGKNLDLVKGLGADEVMTIITGGGPSSALANGEQVIDYTQHSNLASHLVTLFSANPFHVIIDTRGHQSLYVASPSYLLPEGVYSSVGIKPPSFAVPNFLRAVWQMKLNEWWPVSRWLGGTGRLWRGVSMMAPTLEDRERIVGMLASGEVKVVRDSVWAFDDAKKAYQHLAGGHARGKVLVKVDPDLGDDEC is encoded by the coding sequence ATGCCAGACTCCCGCGCTTGGGTCTTTTCCTCCCGAGGCGATCCCTCCGACGTCCTCTCCCTCACGAGccgaccgacgccgacgcttCCCCCAAGCCTGCCCCTCCCTCGCGATGTGCCCGTCCCCGAAGAATGGATCGTCGTCAAGGTCGCCTTCGCCGGCCTCAACGTCGGTGCCATCTTCCAGATGACGCTGATTCCGAGCTTTATTCGCAGCAGCACCTGTATCCCCGAGATGGACCTGTCTGGCGTTGTCACCGACGTCTGGAACCCGGACGAGGGGcaggtcgccgccggccatggcaGCAAGGGAAGGTTCAAGAAGGGCGACAAGATCGTCGCCATGCTGCCGGCGAACCACGCGCTCGCCACGGGAACCGGCGCCCTTGCCGAGTACATCACCTTTCCCGCCCGCTATGCCGTTGCCAAGCCGGCCGGGACGAGCTTTGGCGATGCCGCAGgctgcctcctcgccggcatgaCCGCCCGTCAGATGGTCCTCGAGGCTGCTGTCAAGAAGAGGAACCGCGTCTTGGTGAAtgcggcgagcggcggcatcggcaccatGGTCGTCCAGATGGTCCGCCGCATCGTCGGAGAGGACGGTTATGTCGTCGGCATCTGCAGCGGCAAGAATCTCGACTTGGTGAAGGGACTAGGAGCGGACGAGGTAATGACGATAATCACGGGGGGGGGTCCATCCTCAGCCTTGGCTAATGGCGAACAGGTCATCGACTATACCCAGCACTCGAACCTCGCTTCCCACCTCGTCACCCTCTTCTCCGCCAACCCTTTCCACGTCATCATCGATACCCGCGGCCACCAGTCCCTCTAcgtcgcctcgccctcctATCTCCTCCCAGAGGGTGTCTACTCCTCCGTCGGCATCAAGCCGCCGTCCTTTGCCGTCCCGAACTTCCTGCGCGCCGTCTGGCAGATGAAGCTCAACGAGTGGTGGCCAGTCAGCCGCTGGCTCGGTGGCACTGGGCGTCTCTGGCGGGGCGTTTCCATGATGGCGCCAACGCTTGAGGACAGAGAGCGTATCGTCGGCATGCTGGCCAGCGGCGAAGTGAAGGTCGTGAGAGATAGCGTCTGGGCGTTTGACGATGCCAAGAAAGCCTATCAGCATCTGGCAGGAGGACACGCGAGGGGAAAGGTCCTGGTCAAAGTAGACCCCGAccttggcgacgatgaatgCTAA
- a CDS encoding putative P-type ATPase, translating to MTRRRDEAARPRREADGGRLSIDDADAETRRGVDDEALNDRNSPAPPTHGENPPRTNTDAARSDGPRRRDSYPPRRRSLVESSARRRHDQYELQTIPSRSVAEPTDPTAAGAGSDGSPGHDHLAADPTGTEKASVSNRIKSSVLDRTTGKAAKKQARASWGERAKDRAAAIYQQVVIEGLLRRKPLPPTRDGRHLPLNPSFDLIDERSDKPYVDNFIRSSRYTIYDFVPKQLVFQFSKLGNFYFLIMGILQLIPGLSTVGRWTTIVPLSIFVAFSMAKEGYDDYRRYRLDKSENRSLAAVMIRHRREPSTKAASTTRWRQAAEGKRAADGEGIVGSHRASVDENNDWRSVRWQDLCVGDVVRLRRDQSVPADLVLLHATGPNGVAYIETMALDGETNLKSKQACPLLAGRCRTLDGIRSADATVVSEDPNIDLYSYDGRVTVDGETLPLSLNNVVYRGSTLRNTTEAVGLVVNTGEECKIRMNANKNVHAKKPAMQAIINKMVLFQIFIVMALAGGMTGGYYMWEEHTEERSFYLVTRRKYDASVPFREIFFGYLIMFNTLIPLSLYISLEIVKIGQLILMQDADMYDATSDTPMVANTTTILENLGQVSYIFSDKTGTLTENMMRFRKLSVAGVACLHDMDVQRDEASKPNKAASERALGGVLGEEKAKSASAPRGAKTLGDDDDDDDDDDDVHRLTRPSRPFSIGSASHWRSSVHPNEEPEMKTEELLEYLRQKPNTTFSRKAKHFLLCIALCHTCLPEIKDDGEIAFQAASPDELALVEAARDLGLMLVDRPAQSIKLQSRDGDGNLQVETYQVLDVIEFSSKRKRMSIIIRMPDGRLCIFCKGADNVIMSRLKLSHLAEQKQKDVSRRASIRKTFEQDMALRRMSEHGTGATPRTSFALRRSTDLSRMSLSEGVASLLPKRQPEETMPLRKSTDLLQRQSPRQSLSRIPSLDLRSGARGRGLVDETMAANEAAVFERCFRHIDDFATEGLRTLLYAFRYLDEDVYAEWKELHRKAETSLVNRQQLIEEAGDEIEKGFELAGATAIEDKLQEGVPETIDKLRRANIKVWMLTGDKRETAINIGHSARLCKPFSELYILDATQENVRDKMTATLNEVGRGMVPHSVLVVDGQTLAAIDGDIDLMMLFHDLVVRVDSVICCRASPSQKAKLVHSIRRRVPKSMTLAIGDGANDIGMIQASHVGIGISGREGLQAARISDYSIAQFRFLQKLLFVHGRWNYLRTGKYVLATFWKEVIFFLVQAHFQRQNGYSGTSLFESWSLTVFNSAFTSLPVILLGIFEKDLSASTLLAVPELYTFGQRDEGFNYGQYFGWVVMGIIGSVIIFFTMYGAYIQALFTNDASLFAMGDISFTVAVVFINIKLLILELHCKTVVTFGGFLVSVAGWFSFNMLISAVYQLKTGPYIVRHGFLHNFGQDLLWWATVLVGLAMLLVLELVVQSIRRVYWPTDQDLMQRVEKDGKMKSLLEMMAVEAEDGCDGADVAMGEADNSGGEDGISGPKMRTSDYSQRPSRDGLWSSRRGPPVDDGGHPSGMARVGR from the exons ATGACACGAAggcgcgacgaggccgctcgccctcgtcgcgaagccgacggcggccgcctgTCCATCGACGATGCTGATGCCGAGACGAGACGgggagtcgacgacgaagcgttGAATGACCGCAACTCTCCCGCTCCGCCGACGCACGGTGAGAACCCCCCGAGGACAAACACCGATGCCGCCCGCTCCGACGGACCGCGCCGTCGAGATTCCTACCCGCCGAGGAGAAGATCGCTTGTGGAATCGAGCGCGAGGAGGAGACATGACCAGTATGAGCTGCAGACGATACCGTCGAGAAGCGTGGCCGAGCCGACGgacccgacggcggccggtgcGGGCAGCGATGGATCGCCTGGACACGACCATTTGGCCGCCGACCCGACCGGGACGGAGAAGGCGTCCGTGTCCAACAGGATCAAGTCGTCGGTGCTGGACCGAACGACGGGGAAGGCGGCGAAAAAGCAGGCGCGGGCGAGCTGGGGAGAACGGGCCAAGGACCGAGCGGCCGCCATCTACCAGCAGGTCGTCATCGAGGGCCTCCTGCGACGGAAACCCCTTCCGCCTACGCGGGACGGCCGTCATCTTCCGCTCAACCCGTCCTTCGACCTCATCGATGAGAGGAGCGACAAGCCCTACGTCGACAACTTCATCCGATCCAGCAGGTACACCATCTACGATTTCGTCCCCAAGCAGCTCGTCTTTCAGTTCAGCAAGCTCGGCAACTTCTACTTTCTCATCATGGGCATCCTGCAGCTCATACCCGGCCTGAGCACCGTTGGACGATGGACGACCATCGTGCCTCTGAGCATCTTCGTCGCCTTCAGCATGGCCAAGGAAGGCTACGACGACTACCGACGGTACCGGCTCGACAAGTCGGAAAAccgcagcctcgccgccgttaTGATCCGCCATCGACGCGAGCCATCGACCAAGGCAGCGTCGACCACCCGTTGGaggcaggcggccgaggggaaACGGGCAGCTGATGGTGAGGGGATCGTCGGAAGCCACCGAGCGAGCGTGGACGAGAACAATGACTGGCGATCGGTCCGGTGGCAAGACCTttgcgtcggcgacgtcgttcGTCTGCGCCGCGACCAGtccgtgccggccgacctcgtcctcctaCACGCGACCGGCCCAAACGGCGTCGCCTACATCGAGACCatggccctcgacggcgagaccaACCTCAAGAGCAAGCAGGCCTGTCCGCTCCTCGCCGGGCGCTGCCgcaccctcgacggcatccgcTCCGCCGACGCCACCGTCGTTTCCGAAGACCCCAACATTGACCTCTACAGCTACGACGGAAGGGtgacggtcgacggcgaaacTCTCCCCCTGTCCCTCAACAACGTCGTCTATCGCGGCTCGACGCTGCGCAACAcgaccgaggccgtcggcctcgtcgtcaacaCGGGCGAGGAATGCAAGATTCGCATGAACGCGAACAAGAACGTGCACGCCAAGAAGCCGGCGATGCAAGCCATCATCAACAAGATGGTCCTCTTCCAAATCTTCATCGTcatggccctcgccggcgggaTGACGGGTGGCTATTACATGTGGGAGGAGCACACCGAGGAGAGGTCCTTCTACCTCGTCACGCGGCGGAAATACGACGCGAGCGTGCCCTTCAGGGAGATCTTCTTCGGCTACCTCATCATGTTCAACACGCTGATCCCCCTCTCCCTTTACATCAGCCTCGAAATCGTCAAGATCGGCCAGCTCATCCTCATGCAGGACGCCGACATGTACGATGCCACCTCCGACACGCCCATGGTCGCCAACACGACGACCATTTTGGAAAATTTAGGCCAGGTCAGCTACATCTTCTCCGACAAGACGGGCACCTTGACCGAGAACATGATGCGTTTCCGAAAGCtgagcgtcgccggcgtcgcctgTCTGCACGACATGGACGTGCAGCGAGATGAGGCGTCCAAGCCCAACAAGGCAGCCTCGGAGCGGGCACTAGGAGGGGTGTTGGGCGAGGAAAAGGCcaagtcggcgtcggcgccccgTGGTGCAAAGACCTTaggagacgatgacgatgacgacgatgacgacgatgacgtccACAGGTTGACACGTCCGAGCCGGCCATTCTCCATCGGCTCGGCATCGCACTGGCGGTCCTCCGTCCATCCCAACGAGGAGCCCGAGATGAAGACCGAGGAACTTCTCGAATACCTCCGCCAGAAGCCCAACACGACCTTCTCGCGCAAGGCGAAGCACTTCCTGCTCTGCATCGCCCTGTGCCACACCTGTCTCCCGGAGATCAAGGACGACGGTGAGATTGCCTTCCAGGCGGCGTCtcccgacgagctcgccctcgtcgaggcggcgcgcGATTTGGGCCTCATGCTCGTCGATCGTCCTGCCCAGTCCATCAAGCTGCAGagccgtgacggcgacggcaacttGCAGGTGGAGACGTACCAGGTCCTCGACGTGATCGAGTTCAGCAGCAAGAGGAAGCGCATGTCCATCATCATCCGGAtgcccgacggccgcctgTGCATCTTCTGCAAGGGCGCCGACAACGTCATCATGTCGCGCCTCAAGCTGAGCCACCTGGCCGAGCAGAAACAAAAGGATGTCAGCCGCAGGGCGAGCATTCGCAAGACGTTCGAGCAGGACATGGCCTTGCGCCGCATGAGCGAGCACGGAACGGGTGCGACGCCGCGGACGAGTTTCGCCCTGCGCCGGTCGACCGATCTCTCGAGGATGTCACTCAGCGAGGGTGTTGCCTCCTTGCTCCCGAAACGGCAGCCGGAGGAGACGATGCCGCTTCGGAAGTCGACGGACCTGCTGCAGAGGCAAAGTCCTCGTCAAAGTCTAAGCAGAATACCATCCCTCGACCTCCGGAGCGGCGCACGGGGGCGCGGCCTAGTGGACGAAACGATGGCGGcgaacgaggcggccgtATTCGAGCGGTGCTTTCGACACATCGACGACTTTGCCACCGAGGGCCTGCGAACGCTGCTGTACGCCTTCCGGTACCTCGATGAGGACGTGTACGCCGAGTGGAAGGAGTTGCACCGCAAGGCCGAGACGAGCCTGGTCAATCGCCAGCAGCTgatcgaggaggccggcgacgagatcGAAAAAGGTTTTGAGCTCgccggcgcgacggcgaTCGAGGACAAGCTGCAGGAGGGCGTGCCGGAGACGATCGACAAGCTGCGACGAGCCAACATCAAGGTCTGGATGCTCACGGGCGACAAGCGGGAGACGGCCATCAACATCGGCCACTCGGCCCGTCTCTGCAAGCCCTTCTCGGAGCTGTACATATTGGACGCGACGCAGGAAAACGTGCGGGAcaagatgacggcgacgttgAACGAGGTCGGCCGCGGCATGGTGCCGCACtcggtcctcgtcgtcgacggccagacGTTGGcagccatcgacggcgacatcgACTTGATGATGCTCTTCCACGATCTCGTCGTCCGCGTCGATTCGGTCATCTGCTGCCGCGCCTCGCCGTCTCAGAAGGCGAAGCTCGTGCACTCGATCCGTCGTCGGGTCCCGAAGAGCATGACactcgccatcggcgacggcgccaacgaCATCGGTATGATCCAGGCCTCgcacgtcggcatcggcatctcCGGACGCGAGGGTCTCCAAGCGGCCCGAATCTCGGACTACTCTATCGCCCAGTTTCGCTTCCTGCAGAAGCTACTCTTCGTCCATGGCCGGTGGAACTACCTGCGAACgggcaagtacgtactggcGACGTTCTGGAAGGAGGTCatcttcttcctcgtccaGGCACACTTCCAGCGGCAGAACGGATACTCGGGCACATCCCTCTTCGAGTCGTGGAGCTTGACGGTGTTTAACAGCGCCTTCACCTCCCTTCCCGTCATCCTGCTCGGCATCTTCGAGAAGGacttgtcggcctcgacgctgctGGCGGTGCCGGAGCTGTACACCTTTGGCCAGCGGGACGAAGGGTTCAACTACGGCCAGTACTTTGGCTGGGTCGTCATGGGCATCATCGGTAGCGTCATCATATTCTTCACCATGTACGGCGCCTACATCCAGGCGCTCTTTACGAACGACGCGAGCTTGTTCGCAATGGGCGACATTTCCTTCACCGTTGCCGTTGTTTTCATCAACATTAAACTCTT GATCCTCGAGCTACACTGCAAGACCGTCGTCACATTCGGCGGCTTTCTCGTCTCGGTTGCCGGCTGGTTCTCCTTCAACATGCTCATCTCCGCCGTGTACCAGCTCAAGACGGGTCCGTACATTGTCAGGCACGGGTTCCTGCACAATTTCGGCCAGGACCTGCTATGGTGGGCGACGGTGCTGGTTGGCCTGGCCATGCTTctcgtgctcgagctcgtcgtgcaGAGCATCCGTCGGGTGTACTGGCCGACGGACCAGGATCTGATGCAGCGAGTGGAAAAGGACGGCAAGATGAAGAGCTTGCTGGAgatgatggccgtcgaggctgaAGATGGGTGCGACGGGGCGGACGTTGCCATGGGCGAAGCGGACaacagcggcggcgaggacgggatAAGCGGTCCGAAGATGAGGACGAGCGACTATTCGCAGAGGCCGAGTCGAGATGGCTTATGGTCATCCAGGCGTGGCCCAccggtcgacgacgggggcCACCCGTCTGGGATGGCGCGGGTCGGGAGATGA
- a CDS encoding homeoprotein, which produces MHAGAPSFLHRAWSRGTAGTCLLAARCLSSKYLVPGPRRPTGQRRRGRSRSDAAPPFDRPFWAGRAPCPVRLAHPPIHPPTVSRQRYGWYLVRVRPVVLGSAAAGIPYSPVVRFLFSSSSHPSSSSILLPSTPPPPSPVLTFRSRRELAVVSRAISRYPSLLPGPHLCSFASSSCSSTEPTADPIRRRAAALTRERARPHPTDSPLPRRTAPPTDFAPFPAFSRRPACPENLPRPPSIPRSRPSLRDGHDRRVVREPRREPPPIHHHHLLLLPPSPGRADDAPGPRRTQSDPSGPSLSPGPLGRVSAMATKLEHPIVPMPTPTSVMTSPSPASTPSMSRQSPTQSASSASGHSSSKRPPRKSTLTQQQKNQKRQRATQDQLTVLEVEFNKNPTPTAGVREKIAEDINMTERSVQIWFQNRRAKIKSLAKKSLETGEDIDSIPESMRAYLAMQAIESGQGLGGGYLARGALSPFGQSGLVMAADQAAQGKVLIHHLTCRSLSIGKWTRVGQNTMDLIIFYSPDKCTMTYYINNDQAGYKIEYPFSSIKSIWLENDEGDPAKSGGIVIELNRPPHFFMDSSPTTNGFYQCGDFTEDVQASRCMIHHLGGNPKVLTNQLAKLVSLDAFMNRHNPHAFADAHALSVSAPVSPVRPSSQPSFPPPQPGLMPDQHWGLSQMHSAMRPPHGHKRQRSRSVPAPVDFAMFQSQPMPSFYIQPPGEMPPPPPQHAAVYAPSPQPSAGVGSNLRIDTAAGFGLDMRQYPMSATTASPSEFPQSPGYFPGAPDGSPMASSHFGTPYGAAFLSPMMSADAGGHGAVSPLPFGAPAEPSIVEQSPPMSLMGRPGSAELYAAHDGSCAVSDDGTSLNEMYSKHTINLPMHAPSAAAFVQAGPHGEVDMEQLVQFDAVDPASLSPETIPPTAQ; this is translated from the exons atgcatgcggGTGCGCCCAGTTTCTTGCACCGTGCGTGGTCCAGAGGCACGGCAGGTACATGCTTGCTGGCTGCGCGGTGCTTGTCGTCCAAGTATCTGGTCCCTGGTCCCCGACGGCCCACTGGCCAgcgccgacggggacggtCACGCAGCGATGCGGCGCCGCCGTTTGATAGGCCCTTCTGGGCGGGTCGGGCTCCTTGTCCCGTTCGCCTCGCCCACCCACCtatccacccacccaccgTGTCCCGTCAGAGGTACGGATGGTAcctggtacgagtacgaccCGTCgtgct GGGCTCGGCCGCTGCTGGGATCCCTTATTCCCCCGTCGTCCGCTTTCttttctcctcgtcctcccatccatcgtcatcctccaTTCTTTTGCCATCGACACCTCCGCCGCCCTCCCCTGTCCTTACCTTCCGTTCCCGTCGCGAGCTTGCTGTTGTTTCCAGAGCCATATCTCGGTACCCGTCACTCCTTCCGGGACCGCACCTTTGTTCCTTTGCCTCGTCCTCTTGCTCCTCGACCGAGCCGACCGCGGATCccatccgacgacgagccgcagCCCTCACACGCgagcgagctcgtcctcatcCGACCGACTCTCCTTTGCCgcgccgcaccgcaccgccgACCGATTTCGCTCCTTTCCCAGCATTTTCCCGTCGTCCAGCCTGCCCCGAGAACCTTCCCCGTCCCCCGTCGATTCCCCGAAGCCGCCCCTCGCTGCGAGACGGCCACGACCGACGAGTCGTTCGCGAGCCGCGTCGAGAGCCTCCCCCTattcatcaccaccacctcctcctcctccccccctcccccggccgcgccgacgacgcacccGGGCCTCGCCGCACCCAGAGCGACCCGAGCGGTCCATCGCTGTCCCCCGGCCCCCTCGGACGCGTCTCCGCCATGGCGACCAAGCTCGAGCACCCCAtcgtgccgatgccgacgccgacgagcgtcATGACCTCCCCTtccccggcctcgacgcccagcATGTCGAGGCAGTCCCCGACCCAGTCCgcgtcgagcgcgagcggCCACTCAAGCTCGAAGCGACCGCCTCGGAAGAGCACCCTGACCCAGCAGCAGAAGAACCAGAAGCGCCAGCGGGCGACCCAGGACCAGCTGAccgtcctcgaggtcgagttCAACAAGaacccgacgccgacggccggcgtgCGGGAGAAGATTGCCGAGGACATCAACATGACGGAGAGGTCGGTTCAGATTTGGTTTCAAAACAG acGCGCCAAGATCAAGTCGTTGGCCAAGAAGAGCCTTGAGACGGGCGAGGACATTGACTCCATCCCCGAGTCGATGCGTGCCTACCTCGCCATGCAGGCCATCGAGTCCGGCCAGGGCCTCGGCGGAGGCTACCTCGCCCGCGGCGCCCTCTCGCCCTTTGGCCAGTCCGgcctcgtcatggccgccgaccAAGCGGCCCAGGGCAAAGTCT TGATCCATCACCTCACCTGCCGCTCGCTGAGCATCGGCAAGTGGACGCGCGTCGGCCAAAACACCATGGACCTCATCATCTTCTACTCGCCCGACAAATGCACCATGACCTACTACATCAACAACGACCAGGCCGGCTACAAGATCGAGTACCCCTTCTCGAGCATCAAGAGCATCTGGCTCGaaaacgacgagggcgacccGGCCAAGTcgggcggcatcgtcatcgagcTCAACCGCCCGCCGCACTTCTTCATGGACTCGTCGCCCACCACCAACGGCTTCTACCAGTGCGGCGACTTCACCGAGGACGTCCAGGCCTCCCGCTGCATGATCCATCACCTCGGTGGCAACCCCAAGGTGCTGACGAACCAGCTCGCCAAGCTCGTCTCGCTCGACGCCTTCATGAACCGCCACAACCCCCACGccttcgccgacgcccacGCCCTGTCCGTCTCGGCCCCAGTCTCGCCCgtccgcccgtcgtcgcagccgagcttcccgccgccgcagccgggcCTCATGCCCGACCAGCACTGGGGCCTGAGCCAGATGCACTCGGCCATGCGGCCGCCCCACGGCCACAAGCGTCAGCGCAGCCGCTCCGTGCCGGCGCCCGTCGACTTTGCCATGTTCCAGAGCCAGCCGATGCCGTCCTTTTACATCCAGCCGCCCGGcgagatgccgccgccgccgccccagCACGCCGCCGTCTACGCACCCTCGCCGCAGCCGTCGGCTGGCGTCGGCTCGAACCTCCGCATCGAcacggccgccggcttcggcctcgacatGCGCCAGTATCCCatgtcggccacgacggcctcgccctccgaGTTCCCCCAGAGCCCCGGCTACTTCCCCGGCGCCCCCGACGGCAGCCCCATGGCGAGCTCCCACTTCGGCACGCCCTACGGCGCCGCCTTCCTGTCGCCCATGATgagcgccgacgccggcggccacggcgccgtCTCGCCCCTCCCCTTTGgcgcgccggccgagccctccatcgtcgagcaGTCGCCGCCCATGTCGCTCATGGGCCGCCcgggctcggccgagctctacgccgcccacgacggcTCCTGCGCCgtctccgacgacggcaccagcCTCAACGAGATGTACTCGAAGCACACCATCAACCTGCCCATGCacgcgccctcggccgccgccttcgtccAGGCCGGCCCGCACGGCGAGGTGGACATGGAGCAGCTGGTGCAgttcgacgccgtcgaccccgCGAGCCTGTCGCCCGAGACGATACCCCCCACGGCGCAGTGA